In Janibacter cremeus, a genomic segment contains:
- a CDS encoding alpha-E domain-containing protein gives MMLSRIADALFWIGRYVERADGTARIVDTLRLQLLDDPATDEQTACTMVLRGIMGYDDVGEVDYTGTSRMLVFDAANPNAISGSWHSARENARRARETVSTEMWETINTTYHRWNVFTPGRATQHHLGWVRERAALVSGLADTTMSHDDAWDFLVLGRALERADMTARLVATGASDFGPAWGSVLASCGAQQAMLRTMRGVVTDRTAAAFLTLDRRFPRSVIAALKEAEDRLIVLSPDKDRVGFSDEARRILGHIRTSLEFSNPEVVLRDLPERMQEVQEAVMAASDAVGARYFMSAPVQEWTGEIV, from the coding sequence ATGATGCTCAGCCGGATCGCCGACGCCCTCTTCTGGATCGGCCGGTACGTCGAGCGCGCGGATGGCACCGCCCGGATCGTCGACACGCTGCGCCTGCAGCTGCTCGATGATCCCGCGACGGATGAGCAGACGGCCTGCACGATGGTGCTGCGCGGGATCATGGGCTACGACGACGTCGGCGAGGTCGACTACACCGGCACCAGCCGGATGCTCGTCTTCGACGCGGCCAACCCCAACGCGATCTCCGGCTCGTGGCACTCGGCCCGGGAGAACGCCCGCCGGGCCCGCGAGACGGTGTCCACCGAGATGTGGGAGACGATCAACACGACCTACCACCGATGGAACGTCTTCACGCCGGGTCGGGCGACCCAGCACCACCTCGGCTGGGTGCGTGAGCGCGCTGCGCTCGTGTCAGGTCTCGCCGACACGACGATGAGCCACGACGACGCATGGGACTTCCTCGTCCTCGGACGGGCACTGGAGCGCGCGGACATGACCGCGCGGCTGGTCGCCACGGGTGCCAGCGACTTCGGTCCCGCCTGGGGGTCCGTGCTGGCCAGCTGCGGTGCTCAGCAGGCCATGCTGCGCACCATGCGGGGCGTGGTCACCGACCGGACTGCCGCGGCCTTCCTCACGCTCGACCGGCGCTTCCCGCGCTCGGTGATCGCGGCGTTGAAGGAGGCGGAGGACCGGCTGATCGTGCTCTCCCCGGACAAGGACCGGGTCGGATTCTCCGACGAGGCCCGTCGCATCCTCGGGCACATCCGCACCTCGCTCGAGTTCAGCAACCCGGAGGTGGTCCTGCGCGACCTGCCGGAGCGGATGCAGGAGGTCCAGGAGGCCGTCATGGCGGCATCGGACGCGGTCGGCGCGCGCTACTTCATGTCGGCGCCGGTCCAGGAGTGGACGGGAGAGATCGTATGA
- the recA gene encoding recombinase RecA: MAEVTTIDSKQHEQKLKSLDSVMGQIEKAHGKGAVMRLGDDVRPPIATIPTGSISLDVALGIGGLPRGRVVEIYGPESSGKTTVALHAVANAQKGGGIAAFIDAEHALDPEYAKKLGVDTDALLVSQPDTGEQALEIADMLIRSGALDIIVVDSVAALVPRAEIEGEMGDSHVGLQARLMSQALRKITGALSTSGTTAIFINQLREKIGVMFGSPETTTGGKALKFYASVRLDVRRIETLKDGTDPVGNRTRCKVVKNKVSPPFKQAEFDILYGQGISREGGLIDMGVDHGFVRKAGAWYTYEGDQLGQGKENARKFLKDNPQLSDEIEAKIKTKLGIGVAPVEEEATAEPAEVPVDF, from the coding sequence ATGGCTGAGGTCACGACCATCGACAGCAAGCAGCACGAGCAGAAGCTGAAGTCCCTCGACAGCGTCATGGGGCAGATCGAGAAGGCACACGGCAAGGGTGCGGTCATGCGCCTCGGCGATGACGTGCGCCCTCCGATCGCGACCATCCCGACGGGGTCGATCTCCCTCGACGTCGCCCTCGGTATCGGCGGCCTGCCCCGCGGTCGTGTCGTCGAGATCTACGGCCCGGAGTCCTCCGGCAAGACGACCGTCGCCCTGCACGCCGTGGCCAATGCGCAGAAGGGCGGCGGCATCGCGGCCTTCATCGACGCCGAGCACGCGCTCGACCCGGAGTACGCGAAGAAGCTCGGTGTCGACACCGACGCCCTCCTGGTCAGCCAGCCGGACACCGGTGAGCAGGCCCTGGAGATCGCCGACATGCTCATCCGTTCCGGCGCGCTGGACATCATCGTCGTCGACTCCGTCGCCGCGCTCGTGCCCCGCGCCGAGATCGAGGGCGAGATGGGGGACAGCCACGTCGGTCTGCAGGCCCGCCTGATGAGCCAGGCGCTGCGCAAGATCACCGGTGCGCTCAGCACGTCCGGTACGACGGCGATCTTCATCAACCAGCTCCGCGAGAAGATCGGTGTCATGTTCGGCTCGCCCGAGACGACCACGGGTGGCAAGGCGCTGAAGTTCTACGCCTCGGTCCGCCTGGACGTCCGACGCATCGAGACCCTCAAGGACGGCACCGACCCGGTCGGCAACCGCACCCGCTGCAAGGTCGTGAAGAACAAGGTCTCCCCGCCGTTCAAGCAGGCCGAGTTCGACATCCTCTACGGGCAGGGCATCTCGCGCGAGGGAGGCCTGATCGACATGGGCGTCGACCACGGCTTCGTCCGCAAGGCCGGCGCCTGGTACACCTACGAGGGCGACCAGCTCGGTCAGGGCAAGGAGAACGCGCGCAAGTTCCTCAAGGACAACCCGCAGCTCTCCGACGAGATCGAGGCCAAGATCAAGACCAAGCTGGGCATTGGTGTCGCGCCCGTCGAGGAAGAGGCAACGGCGGAGCCGGCCGAGGTTCCGGTCGACTTCTGA
- a CDS encoding transglutaminase family protein, which produces MSSRRYRIVHHTTMRYEGEVSTSHNELRMTPVDEPGQATLEARVRVRPLTWSNVYEDHWGTQVMSMEAQTPHDVLEIEAISLVERSEVAVEAPDTGWEVVRSAETQDRLSEFLAQTPRTAPPAEVAELAAQAADEPTPRGAAIALADRVHEALTYEPGITGWQSTAAEVWGQRRGVCQDFAHITLGGLRSIGIPARYVSGYVTDESGEIERGSSVVARNHAWVEVWDGDWYPIDPTNPGPVGLDHVVIGRGRDYDDVSPFRGMFVGSPLAELDLEITYTRVG; this is translated from the coding sequence ATGAGCAGCAGGCGCTACCGCATCGTCCACCACACGACGATGCGCTACGAGGGCGAGGTGTCGACCTCGCACAACGAGCTGCGGATGACCCCGGTCGACGAGCCGGGTCAGGCGACCCTCGAGGCCCGGGTCCGCGTGCGGCCCCTGACGTGGAGCAACGTCTACGAGGACCACTGGGGCACCCAAGTGATGTCGATGGAGGCACAGACCCCGCACGACGTGCTCGAGATCGAGGCCATCAGCCTCGTCGAGCGCTCCGAGGTGGCGGTGGAGGCGCCGGACACCGGCTGGGAAGTGGTGCGATCCGCGGAAACCCAGGACCGACTGAGCGAGTTCCTCGCGCAGACCCCGCGCACGGCACCTCCGGCGGAGGTGGCCGAGCTCGCGGCGCAGGCCGCCGACGAGCCCACCCCGCGGGGAGCGGCTATCGCCCTGGCCGACCGGGTGCACGAGGCCCTCACCTACGAGCCGGGCATCACCGGCTGGCAGTCGACGGCCGCCGAGGTGTGGGGGCAGCGCCGTGGCGTCTGCCAGGACTTCGCCCACATCACCCTCGGCGGGCTGCGCTCCATCGGCATCCCGGCTCGGTACGTCAGCGGCTACGTCACGGACGAGTCCGGGGAGATCGAGCGGGGGAGCAGTGTCGTGGCCCGCAACCACGCCTGGGTCGAGGTGTGGGACGGCGACTGGTACCCGATCGACCCGACCAACCCGGGCCCGGTCGGCCTCGACCACGTCGTCATCGGCCGTGGCCGGGACTACGACGACGTCTCGCCCTTCCGGGGCATGTTCGTCGGGTCACCGCTGGCGGAGCTCGATCTCGAGATCACCTACACGCGCGTGGGCTGA
- a CDS encoding sigma-70 family RNA polymerase sigma factor, protein MTSSAEVASRLEAVWRRESARVVGSLAAFTGDLGQAEDLAQEALAQALSQWERDGVPTSPGAWLTAVGKRRAIDGWRRRGRLAERERTLARELEQDQQESTVADEWEPIDDDVLRLVFTACHPVLSREAQIALTLTVVAGLSTTEIARMFLVPVPTVQQRIVRAKKTLAAAKVPFEVPDSAEWQARMGAVLQVIYLVFTEGYAPTSGTATLRRDVAGEALRLGRVLAGLLPADPEVWGLVALMELQAARFPARVSRDGAPILLEDQDRTRWDRNQIRLGTAALERSDALGRGRGPYALQAAIAGCHAVAASVADTDWDQIVSLYQALESLGRNPVVALNRAIAVAMASGPEEALAIVDEVAASGALDRSHLVPSVRGELLTRLGHTEEARHALKQAVSLATNDRQRELLESKVAAVSRAGAPAGRREPR, encoded by the coding sequence GTGACCTCGTCGGCGGAGGTCGCTTCCCGTCTGGAGGCGGTGTGGCGAAGGGAGTCGGCCCGGGTGGTCGGCTCCCTCGCCGCATTCACCGGCGACCTCGGTCAGGCCGAGGACCTGGCGCAGGAAGCCCTGGCGCAGGCGCTCAGCCAGTGGGAACGTGATGGCGTCCCGACCAGCCCGGGTGCGTGGCTGACCGCGGTCGGCAAACGTCGCGCCATCGACGGGTGGCGCCGGCGGGGTCGCCTGGCCGAGCGGGAACGCACCCTCGCCCGCGAGCTCGAGCAGGACCAGCAGGAGAGCACCGTCGCCGACGAATGGGAGCCGATCGACGACGACGTGCTCCGTCTCGTCTTCACCGCCTGTCACCCGGTGCTTTCGCGCGAGGCGCAGATCGCACTCACCCTCACCGTCGTCGCCGGGCTGTCCACCACGGAGATCGCGCGGATGTTCCTCGTGCCGGTCCCGACCGTGCAGCAGCGGATCGTGCGCGCCAAGAAGACCCTCGCGGCGGCGAAGGTACCGTTCGAGGTGCCCGACTCCGCCGAGTGGCAGGCCCGGATGGGCGCGGTCCTGCAGGTGATCTACCTCGTCTTCACCGAGGGCTACGCCCCGACGAGCGGGACCGCCACCCTGCGCCGGGACGTGGCGGGCGAGGCACTCCGTCTGGGGCGGGTGCTCGCGGGGCTGCTCCCCGCCGATCCGGAGGTGTGGGGCCTGGTCGCACTGATGGAGCTGCAGGCCGCGAGGTTCCCTGCACGGGTGTCCCGGGACGGGGCCCCGATCCTGCTCGAGGACCAGGACCGCACCAGGTGGGACCGCAACCAGATCCGCTTGGGCACTGCGGCGCTCGAGCGGTCCGATGCCCTCGGCCGCGGCCGAGGGCCCTACGCCCTGCAAGCGGCCATCGCCGGCTGCCATGCCGTCGCCGCGAGCGTCGCGGACACCGACTGGGACCAGATCGTCAGCCTCTACCAGGCCCTGGAGTCCCTCGGGCGCAATCCGGTCGTGGCCCTCAACCGCGCGATCGCCGTCGCGATGGCCTCGGGTCCCGAGGAAGCACTGGCCATCGTCGACGAGGTGGCTGCGTCCGGTGCACTGGACCGCTCGCACCTCGTGCCCAGTGTCCGGGGCGAGCTGCTCACCCGACTCGGCCACACCGAGGAGGCCCGGCACGCCCTGAAGCAGGCGGTGTCACTCGCCACGAACGACCGTCAACGCGAGCTGCTCGAGTCGAAGGTCGCCGCCGTCAGTCGCGCTGGTGCTCCGGCTGGGCGTCGAGAGCCTCGTTGA
- a CDS encoding regulatory protein RecX, with amino-acid sequence MSDHDATETATRTLEQRRPEVRGAPATSLEGLREAVSAIESGGADEGAAPEVRIGSAGEPRRIPPPDPKATDEDADPYAIARAVVLRLLTGAPKSRSELEQALRRKGCPDDVAAEVLDRYEEVGLVDDEAYAQTFVRSKQAGRGLARRALSHELRKKGVDEELAQAVLDEIEPEDERARAHELVEKKLRSMHGLDRAVQTRRLAGMLARKGYGPEVSRLVINEALDAQPEHQRD; translated from the coding sequence ATGAGCGATCACGACGCCACGGAGACCGCCACGCGCACGCTTGAGCAGCGTCGTCCTGAGGTGCGAGGAGCGCCAGCGACGAGCCTCGAAGGGCTGCGCGAGGCGGTCTCCGCCATTGAGAGTGGAGGCGCCGACGAGGGCGCGGCCCCTGAGGTGCGAATCGGCTCTGCCGGTGAGCCTCGAAGGATCCCCCCACCCGACCCCAAGGCAACCGACGAGGACGCCGACCCGTACGCAATCGCTCGTGCCGTCGTCCTGCGGTTGCTCACCGGGGCGCCGAAGTCGCGCTCCGAGCTGGAGCAGGCACTGCGCCGAAAGGGCTGCCCCGACGACGTCGCTGCCGAGGTACTCGACCGCTACGAGGAGGTGGGCCTCGTCGACGACGAGGCCTACGCCCAGACGTTCGTGCGGTCCAAGCAGGCCGGTCGGGGGCTGGCCCGACGGGCGCTCTCGCACGAGCTGCGCAAGAAGGGGGTCGACGAGGAGCTCGCACAGGCGGTCCTCGACGAGATCGAGCCCGAGGACGAGCGTGCCCGCGCCCACGAGCTCGTCGAGAAGAAGCTGCGCTCGATGCACGGCCTGGACCGCGCCGTCCAGACACGACGCCTGGCCGGGATGCTCGCCCGCAAGGGATACGGGCCCGAGGTCTCCCGACTGGTCATCAACGAGGCTCTCGACGCCCAGCCGGAGCACCAGCGCGACTGA
- a CDS encoding circularly permuted type 2 ATP-grasp protein: protein MLDESGEPRAPYKPIHHTLRSMEPGELKERADALARMFFEQGVTFDHAGEERPFPLDAVPRVIDADAWQTVELGVAQRVKVLEAFLDDIYSRPQGLPRAVEDGIIPWKLIATSAHYHRAVAGLRPPNGVRAHVSGIDLIRDEEGTFRVLEDNVRVPSGVSYVIANRRAMTNVFPEAFATMRIRPVHDYPRMLLQALRASAPEGTAEPTVVVLTPGVYNSAYFEHTLLARMMGVELVEGRDLVVRGGEVRMRTTHGEERVDVIYRRIDDDFLDPVHFRRDSMLGVTGLVSAIRAGRVTLANAIGNGVADDKLVYSYVPALTRYYLEEDPILANVDTYRLNEPEALQDVIGRLDEMVVKPVDGSGGKGLVVGPDAAPGELDELRTKLLDDPRGWIAQPVVQLSTVPTLIDGALQPRHVDLRPFAVNDGDEVSVLPGGLTRVALPEGQLVVNSSQGGGSKDTWVLAGRYNRLSQESDEGEVIFLGSGAPNESPSTQEDRS from the coding sequence ATGCTCGATGAGTCGGGCGAGCCACGGGCACCGTACAAGCCCATCCACCACACGCTGCGCTCGATGGAACCGGGTGAGCTGAAGGAGCGGGCGGACGCGCTCGCCCGGATGTTCTTCGAGCAGGGCGTCACCTTCGACCACGCCGGCGAGGAGCGGCCCTTCCCGCTCGACGCCGTGCCGCGCGTCATCGACGCCGACGCCTGGCAGACGGTGGAGCTCGGAGTGGCCCAGCGGGTGAAGGTTCTCGAGGCATTCCTCGACGACATCTACTCGCGCCCCCAGGGCCTGCCCCGGGCCGTCGAGGACGGCATCATCCCGTGGAAGCTCATCGCCACCTCGGCGCACTACCACCGCGCGGTCGCCGGCCTGCGGCCGCCGAACGGTGTACGGGCCCACGTCAGCGGCATCGACCTCATCCGGGACGAAGAGGGCACCTTCCGGGTGCTGGAGGACAACGTCCGGGTCCCTTCCGGGGTCTCCTACGTCATCGCCAACCGCAGGGCGATGACCAATGTCTTCCCCGAGGCCTTCGCGACGATGCGCATCCGCCCGGTGCACGACTACCCGCGGATGCTCCTGCAGGCGCTGCGGGCCTCGGCGCCCGAGGGGACGGCCGAGCCGACGGTCGTCGTCCTCACCCCCGGCGTCTACAACAGCGCCTACTTCGAGCACACGCTCCTCGCGCGGATGATGGGCGTGGAGCTCGTCGAGGGCCGCGACCTCGTCGTGCGTGGGGGAGAGGTGCGGATGCGCACCACCCACGGCGAGGAGCGGGTCGACGTGATCTACCGACGCATCGACGACGACTTCCTCGACCCGGTGCACTTCCGCCGCGACTCGATGCTCGGGGTCACCGGGCTGGTCTCCGCGATCCGAGCCGGCCGGGTCACCCTGGCCAATGCCATCGGCAACGGCGTGGCCGACGACAAGCTCGTCTACTCCTACGTCCCGGCCCTGACGCGGTACTACCTCGAGGAGGACCCGATCCTGGCGAACGTCGACACCTACCGGCTCAACGAGCCGGAGGCACTCCAGGACGTGATCGGGCGTCTCGACGAGATGGTGGTCAAGCCGGTCGACGGTTCCGGCGGTAAAGGGCTGGTCGTCGGTCCCGATGCCGCCCCCGGCGAGCTGGACGAGCTACGGACCAAGTTGCTCGACGACCCGCGCGGGTGGATCGCCCAACCGGTCGTCCAGCTCTCGACGGTCCCGACCCTGATCGACGGGGCGCTGCAGCCGCGGCACGTCGACCTGCGGCCCTTCGCGGTCAACGACGGCGACGAGGTCTCGGTGCTGCCCGGTGGCCTGACCCGCGTCGCACTCCCCGAGGGGCAGCTCGTCGTCAACTCCAGCCAGGGTGGCGGGTCGAAGGACACCTGGGTGCTCGCCGGTCGCTACAACCGCCTGTCGCAGGAGTCCGACGAGGGCGAGGTCATCTTCCTCGGCTCTGGTGCGCCCAACGAGAGTCCATCGACCCAGGAGGACCGGTCATGA
- a CDS encoding YciI family protein yields MKFMLIMRATQAAVDAMADLDMETVINAMGAYNEKMVKAGVLLAGDGLADDPENSFVVDFDADPPVVTDGPYGEVHELFNGFWMLQVSSKAEAAEWARQCPLGPGNKLEVRRVTDESDFADFADNEFLRKEEGWRQEQAARTAGGPTE; encoded by the coding sequence ATGAAGTTCATGCTCATCATGCGGGCCACCCAGGCGGCAGTCGACGCCATGGCCGACCTCGACATGGAGACGGTCATCAACGCCATGGGTGCGTACAACGAGAAGATGGTGAAGGCCGGCGTCCTGCTGGCCGGCGACGGGCTGGCCGATGACCCGGAGAACAGTTTCGTCGTCGACTTCGACGCCGACCCCCCTGTGGTCACCGACGGCCCCTACGGCGAGGTCCACGAGCTGTTCAACGGGTTCTGGATGCTGCAGGTCTCGTCGAAGGCGGAGGCGGCCGAGTGGGCCCGGCAGTGCCCCCTCGGCCCCGGCAACAAGTTGGAGGTCCGTCGGGTCACCGACGAGAGCGACTTCGCGGACTTTGCCGACAACGAGTTCCTCCGCAAGGAGGAGGGCTGGCGGCAGGAGCAGGCCGCGCGGACCGCCGGTGGGCCGACTGAGTGA
- a CDS encoding amino acid ABC transporter ATP-binding protein, with amino-acid sequence MTAARGQPLVVLDDVQKWFGDLHVLQDIDLTIKRGEVVVVIGPSGSGKSTLCRTINRLEPIEAGTIALDGEKLPQEGKALAQLRAEVGMVFQGFNLFAHKTILQNVTLGPIKVLGKSKADAERRAKELLTRVGIAEQAEKYPAQLSGGQQQRVAIARALAMDPKVMLFDEPTSALDPEMIKEVLDVMVDLAEQGMTMVVVTHEMGFARTAGDRVIFMADGRIVEENTPNEFFTNPQSDRAQDFLGKIL; translated from the coding sequence ATGACCGCTGCCCGAGGCCAGCCGCTCGTGGTGCTCGACGACGTGCAGAAATGGTTCGGGGACCTCCACGTCCTGCAGGACATCGACCTGACGATCAAACGCGGCGAGGTCGTCGTCGTCATCGGCCCCTCGGGGTCGGGCAAGTCCACCCTGTGCCGCACGATCAACCGCCTCGAGCCGATCGAGGCGGGCACGATCGCCCTCGATGGTGAGAAGCTGCCCCAGGAGGGCAAGGCCCTGGCGCAGCTGCGCGCCGAGGTCGGGATGGTCTTCCAGGGCTTCAACCTCTTCGCCCACAAGACGATCCTGCAGAACGTCACCCTCGGACCGATCAAGGTCCTGGGCAAGAGCAAGGCGGATGCCGAGAGGCGGGCCAAGGAGCTGCTCACCCGCGTCGGCATCGCCGAGCAGGCCGAGAAGTACCCGGCCCAGCTCTCCGGTGGCCAGCAGCAACGCGTCGCCATCGCGCGGGCCCTGGCCATGGACCCGAAGGTGATGCTCTTCGACGAGCCGACCTCGGCGCTGGACCCGGAGATGATCAAGGAGGTCCTCGACGTCATGGTCGACCTCGCCGAGCAGGGCATGACCATGGTCGTCGTCACCCACGAGATGGGCTTCGCTCGCACGGCCGGTGACCGGGTCATCTTCATGGCCGACGGGCGCATCGTCGAGGAGAACACGCCGAACGAGTTCTTCACCAACCCCCAGTCGGATCGCGCCCAGGACTTCCTCGGCAAGATCCTCTAG
- a CDS encoding amino acid ABC transporter permease, whose amino-acid sequence MGPDYFSELIARLADGFLVTLRLLGWSLLFSTVLGTVLGAMRVSPLAPLRFVGTSYVNIFRNTPLVVLFLIVVVGLPGIGFLPDFFWRAVIALSTYTAAFVCECVRSGVNTVDPGQAEAARSIGMGFGASLRFVVLPQAFRAIIPPLVSVYIALTKNTSVAAVFGITEATYQLSNLIRDFPGSLWLNFFGIALGYILIVAVLSTIASWFERRVGVAA is encoded by the coding sequence GTGGGTCCTGATTACTTCTCCGAGCTGATCGCCAGACTCGCTGATGGCTTCTTGGTGACTCTCCGCCTGCTCGGCTGGTCGCTGCTCTTCTCCACCGTCCTCGGCACGGTGCTCGGCGCGATGCGCGTCTCCCCCCTCGCGCCGTTGCGCTTCGTTGGGACGAGCTACGTCAACATCTTCCGCAACACGCCGCTCGTGGTGCTCTTCCTCATCGTGGTCGTCGGTCTGCCCGGGATCGGTTTCCTCCCGGACTTCTTCTGGCGCGCGGTCATCGCACTGTCGACGTACACGGCGGCCTTCGTGTGCGAGTGCGTGCGTTCGGGAGTGAACACGGTCGACCCGGGGCAGGCCGAGGCCGCCCGGTCCATCGGCATGGGCTTCGGTGCCTCACTGCGCTTCGTGGTCCTACCCCAGGCCTTCCGGGCGATCATCCCCCCACTCGTGAGCGTCTACATCGCCCTGACGAAGAACACCTCCGTGGCAGCCGTCTTCGGCATCACCGAGGCGACCTACCAGCTGAGCAACCTGATCAGGGACTTCCCCGGGTCCCTGTGGCTCAACTTCTTCGGCATCGCCCTGGGCTACATCCTCATCGTGGCGGTGCTGTCCACCATCGCGAGCTGGTTCGAGCGTCGCGTGGGGGTGGCCGCATGA
- a CDS encoding amino acid ABC transporter permease, with the protein MSTVLFDTPGPRTLARQRIYTVIAVLVIAALLAAALRQLWTKEMITPDQWEAFGEPRILMALLEELILGTLAAAVVAILFAVTFGAVFAAGRLSDRAWIRLPSRAIVEFFRAVPVLLMIFVAYFGFGSTLGLFWSLVLALTLYNGSVLAEIFRAGIQAVPTGQSEAAYAIGMTKSQVMVQILAPQAVRSMLPAIISQCVVALKDTTLGFAIGAPGIVDVGERIYLARVYNNPFAVGIVLAAVFIIINYSLSKLAVYLESRMRQQGTKALHLVDAGGGGG; encoded by the coding sequence ATGAGCACCGTCCTCTTCGACACGCCGGGCCCACGGACACTGGCACGGCAGCGGATCTACACCGTGATCGCGGTGCTGGTCATCGCTGCCCTCCTCGCCGCGGCGCTGCGACAGCTGTGGACCAAGGAGATGATCACCCCCGACCAGTGGGAGGCCTTCGGCGAGCCTCGGATCCTCATGGCGCTGCTCGAGGAACTGATCCTGGGCACCCTCGCCGCGGCAGTCGTCGCCATCCTGTTCGCGGTCACGTTCGGGGCCGTCTTCGCTGCAGGGCGCCTGTCCGACCGGGCGTGGATCCGTCTGCCGTCCCGGGCGATCGTCGAGTTCTTCCGGGCCGTGCCGGTGCTGCTGATGATCTTTGTCGCGTACTTCGGCTTCGGCAGCACGCTCGGACTTTTTTGGTCCCTCGTCCTCGCCCTCACGCTCTACAACGGGTCGGTGCTGGCGGAGATCTTCCGCGCCGGGATCCAGGCCGTCCCCACGGGGCAGAGCGAGGCCGCGTACGCCATCGGGATGACGAAGTCCCAGGTCATGGTGCAGATCCTCGCCCCCCAGGCCGTGCGGTCGATGCTGCCGGCCATCATCAGCCAGTGCGTCGTCGCACTGAAGGACACGACCCTCGGCTTCGCCATCGGCGCGCCCGGCATCGTCGACGTCGGGGAACGGATCTACCTCGCCAGGGTGTACAACAACCCGTTCGCGGTGGGCATCGTGCTGGCAGCCGTCTTCATCATCATCAACTACAGCCTCTCGAAGCTCGCCGTGTACCTCGAGAGCCGGATGCGTCAACAGGGCACCAAGGCGCTCCACCTCGTCGACGCCGGGGGAGGTGGCGGCTAG
- a CDS encoding glutamate ABC transporter substrate-binding protein, which translates to MALKKTKAFATMAALALTLAACGGDSGGDVDVADSPEFDSGTTMAELADSGNITIGVKFDQPGIGFMPPGADIPEGFDIEMAKIVAGKLGIAPEDVTWKETVSDNREPFLENGTVDIVVASYSITDDRRGVVGQAGPYYVTGQQLLVREEDKDKITGPDDLEGVKTCSVTGSTSIKTVTEEYGAEPVPFDTYSACVTQLENGSVDVVTTDGSILLGYAAEAPDELEVVGDTFSEERYGVGFSKGDNDMCTFLHDTIQESFEDGSWAKAFESTLGKSGVDTPEPPKLDEGCKA; encoded by the coding sequence ATGGCACTGAAGAAGACCAAGGCCTTCGCCACGATGGCCGCCCTGGCGCTGACGTTGGCCGCCTGCGGTGGAGACAGCGGCGGTGACGTCGACGTGGCAGACAGCCCGGAGTTCGACTCGGGCACGACCATGGCCGAGCTCGCCGACTCCGGGAACATCACCATCGGCGTGAAGTTCGACCAGCCCGGGATCGGTTTCATGCCGCCGGGCGCCGATATCCCCGAGGGCTTCGACATCGAGATGGCCAAGATCGTCGCCGGCAAGCTCGGCATCGCGCCGGAGGACGTCACCTGGAAGGAGACGGTCTCCGACAACCGCGAGCCCTTCCTGGAGAACGGCACCGTCGACATCGTCGTCGCGTCCTACTCGATCACCGACGATCGCCGCGGCGTCGTCGGCCAGGCCGGTCCCTACTACGTGACCGGGCAGCAGCTGCTCGTGCGCGAGGAGGACAAGGACAAGATCACCGGTCCCGACGACCTCGAGGGCGTCAAGACGTGCTCCGTGACCGGCTCGACGTCCATCAAGACCGTTACCGAGGAGTACGGTGCGGAGCCGGTACCCTTCGACACCTACTCCGCCTGCGTGACCCAGCTGGAGAACGGGTCGGTCGACGTGGTCACCACCGATGGTTCGATCCTGCTCGGCTATGCCGCCGAGGCGCCGGACGAGCTGGAGGTCGTCGGCGACACCTTCAGCGAGGAGCGCTACGGCGTGGGCTTCTCGAAGGGTGACAACGACATGTGCACTTTCCTCCACGACACCATCCAGGAGTCCTTCGAAGACGGGTCGTGGGCCAAGGCATTCGAGTCCACCCTCGGCAAGTCGGGTGTGGACACGCCGGAGCCGCCGAAGCTGGACGAGGGCTGCAAGGCCTGA